A stretch of Castanea sativa cultivar Marrone di Chiusa Pesio chromosome 2, ASM4071231v1 DNA encodes these proteins:
- the LOC142623916 gene encoding uncharacterized protein LOC142623916: MGFPKLCPSSSSMVLLLVLMVMVLPFTAESKTFWGDREVLKELKNGLDSNSVSPGSCISSWDFNVDPCDNLFSNRFTCGFRCDLNVSETSRVTELSLDQAGYNGSLSSISWNLPYLNTLDLSNNFFSGPIPDSLANLTRLRRLGLSMNSFSGEIPTSISSLTELEELYLDNNKLEGAIPASFNNLVSLKRLELQSNKLSGEFPELGSLSSLSFLDASNNAISGKIPWVFPSSLVQISMRNNSLEGTIIPESFRTLGYLQVIDISHNRLSGSVPSLLFDLPSLQQLTLSFNQFSSVQAPASLGTQSELIAIDLSNNELRGFLPSFMALMPRLSALSLENNKFTGMIPTQYAFKAVIPGPGISPLTRLLLGGNYLFGPIPDPLMGLQPGSVNVRLVDNCLYRCPVTFFFCQGGQQKSLTECKSFAHVIP; this comes from the coding sequence aTGGGTTTTCCAAAACTCTGTCCATCCTCTTCTTCTATGGTTCTTCTGCTAGTTCTTATGGTTATGGTGCTACCGTTTACAGCAGAATCAAAAACATTTTGGGGGGATAGAGAGGTTTTGAAGGAGCTGAAGAACGGGTTGGACTCTAACTCAGTGAGTCCAGGTTCGTGCATTAGCTCCTGGGACTTCAATGTTGACCCATGCGACAACCTCTTCAGCAACCGGTTCACGTGCGGGTTTCGTTGCGACCTCAATGTCTCAGAAACGAGCCGAGTCACCGAACTCAGTCTTGACCAGGCGGGTTACAACGGTTCTCTCTCTTCCATTTCTTGGAACCTCCCTTACTTAAACACCCTTGACCTCTCCAACAACTTCTTCTCTGGTCCAATTCCTGACTCGCTTGCTAACCTGACTCGTCTGCGTCGACTCGGTCTCTCAATGAACTCGTTCTCCGGCGAAATACCCACCTCGATTAGCTCACTCACTGAGCTCGAGGAGCTTTACCTCGATAACAACAAGCTCGAGGGAGCAATTCCAGCGAGTTTCAACAACCTAGTGAGCTTAAAAAGACTCGAACTCCAATCAAACAAGCTCTCGGGCGAGTTTCCCGAGTTAGGTTCTTTGAGCAGCCTTTCCTTTTTAGACGCTAGCAACAATGCCATCTCCGGCAAAATCCCGTGGGTTTTTCCATCTTCGCTGGTTCAAATCTCCATGAGAAACAACAGCTTAGAAGGAACAATAATCCCAGAGAGTTTCAGAACTTTGGGCTATTTACAAGTAATCGATATAAGTCACAATCGACTCAGTGGCTCAGTACCATCCCTTCTCTTCGACCTCCCGTCACTGCAACAACTCACTCTCTCATTCAACCAGTTCTCCTCCGTACAAGCCCCAGCTTCTTTAGGCACACAAAGCGAGCTCATAGCTATCGATCTGAGCAACAACGAGCTCCGAGGCTTTTTACCTTCATTCATGGCGTTAATGCCAAGGCTCTCCGCTTTGTCCTTGGAGAACAACAAGTTCACGGGTATGATACCTACCCAGTACGCCTTCAAAGCGGTAATACCCGGACCCGGAATCTCACCATTAACGAGGCTGTTGCTTGGAGGGAACTACTTGTTCGGACCCATACCGGATCCTCTAATGGGGCTCCAGCCCGGTTCTGTAAACGTGAGGCTGGTTGATAACTGCTTGTACCGGTGTCCGGTAACTTTCTTTTTCTGTCAAGGAGGTCAGCAAAAATCATTGACAGAATGCAAGAGCTTTGCCCATGTAATTCCTTGA